Proteins from one Leptonema illini DSM 21528 genomic window:
- a CDS encoding Restriction endonuclease EcoRII encodes MGQLDLFADEAQLEQAIRALAGSSDAYLKFLSPNDLGLTGSHQAGIYLSRESAPLFLEGKTVEKGENVEREVRIRFRGGNVAARFVWYGKAKSECRLTRILPLFRPDPARLEGSLFILAAVPDDRPDSLFENDSLFQCWIIESEDEIRAVLDFLGITPAETNQRLRFDLNERLLPEFERLNASVNEFPSGGEIARRSQSVYERLYGTLEEGVDDMLLRLIEIEYSLFRYFERKHYQPLIEEGFQRIDDFLSLSLEIHNRRKSRAGNSLEIHLKYVFDRSRIACAHGVITSDQRRPDFLFPSLDAYESYRVRHREAENNVSSSDAEGVFFLAAKTTCKDRWRQILTEAPGVNRRYLFTLQQAISKAQLDEMSDEGVTVVMPESYRRKFDAQNRGRIMSLAEFIEKLRQSGCESHDSAGLFG; translated from the coding sequence GTGGGTCAGCTCGATCTCTTTGCAGACGAGGCGCAGCTCGAACAGGCGATCAGAGCCCTGGCCGGCTCTTCGGACGCCTATCTGAAATTTCTTTCGCCTAACGATCTGGGCCTGACGGGATCACATCAGGCCGGCATCTATCTTTCACGCGAATCCGCTCCGCTCTTTCTCGAAGGAAAAACCGTCGAGAAAGGAGAGAACGTCGAACGAGAGGTGAGAATACGTTTTCGTGGTGGCAACGTGGCCGCCCGGTTTGTGTGGTACGGAAAGGCGAAAAGCGAGTGCCGTCTGACCCGCATCCTTCCTTTGTTTCGTCCTGATCCGGCCAGGCTTGAAGGGTCGCTGTTCATTCTTGCGGCGGTCCCTGACGATAGGCCCGATTCGTTATTTGAGAACGATTCCCTGTTTCAATGCTGGATCATCGAAAGCGAGGATGAGATCAGAGCTGTTCTTGATTTTCTCGGCATCACTCCTGCCGAAACGAATCAGCGCCTGCGCTTTGATCTGAACGAACGTCTGTTGCCCGAGTTTGAACGCCTCAATGCTTCAGTGAATGAGTTCCCGTCAGGCGGTGAGATCGCACGGCGCTCGCAGTCCGTTTACGAAAGGCTGTACGGAACCCTTGAAGAAGGCGTTGATGATATGCTTCTTCGATTGATAGAGATTGAGTATTCCCTTTTTCGCTATTTTGAAAGAAAGCATTACCAGCCTTTAATTGAAGAAGGATTCCAGCGTATCGACGATTTTCTCTCGCTCTCCCTGGAAATACACAATCGACGCAAGAGCAGGGCGGGAAATTCCCTTGAAATTCACCTTAAATATGTATTTGATCGCAGTCGTATCGCCTGCGCTCACGGTGTGATCACCTCTGATCAACGACGCCCGGATTTCCTCTTTCCCTCCCTTGATGCCTATGAGTCATACAGAGTGCGACATAGAGAAGCAGAGAATAACGTTTCGTCGTCAGATGCTGAGGGCGTTTTCTTTCTCGCAGCAAAGACCACATGCAAGGATCGATGGAGACAGATACTGACCGAAGCGCCGGGCGTGAATCGCCGTTATCTGTTTACCCTTCAACAGGCTATTTCGAAGGCACAGCTCGACGAGATGAGCGATGAGGGGGTAACGGTCGTTATGCCCGAAAGCTACAGACGAAAGTTTGATGCGCAGAATCGAGGGCGCATCATGTCGCTTGCCGAATTTATCGAGAAGTTGCGTCAGTCAGGCTGTGAGTCGCATGATAGCGCCGGATTATTCGGATAA
- a CDS encoding rhodanese-like domain-containing protein, whose protein sequence is MFQYYRFLNVADVPAAVQWFQEAAAELKGTALIAPEGINLSFAGEDAAIERFMRRVHDDDCPCPPDPRGVSRSFPVEFMPYRRLRIRERREIITFKQDIDTSLNEGHFLTPAEFHERMQRGEVIPVDTRNLYESKIGTFRGAVLWPIDTFSELPDHLDVVEPLREKEIVTFCTGGVRCEKVVPFLRSKGFTKVWQIKGGIQDYFDQYPDGFWEGECFVFDDRYSIRPDGSQGTARPCARCRQPVYNGACVSCGHTEVTSDYTPAACGLEPEEMG, encoded by the coding sequence ATGTTCCAGTATTATAGATTCCTGAATGTGGCCGACGTGCCCGCTGCCGTGCAGTGGTTTCAGGAAGCGGCCGCCGAACTGAAAGGCACGGCTCTGATTGCTCCCGAAGGCATCAATCTTTCCTTTGCCGGCGAAGATGCGGCGATCGAGCGCTTTATGAGGCGCGTGCACGATGACGATTGTCCATGTCCTCCCGATCCGCGCGGAGTGAGCCGCTCTTTTCCCGTCGAGTTCATGCCGTATCGACGCCTGCGCATCAGAGAGCGCAGGGAGATCATCACCTTCAAGCAGGACATCGATACTTCGCTTAACGAAGGCCACTTTCTCACGCCGGCGGAATTCCATGAACGTATGCAGCGAGGCGAGGTGATTCCCGTCGACACACGCAATTTATACGAATCAAAGATCGGTACGTTTCGCGGAGCCGTGCTCTGGCCCATCGATACGTTTTCAGAGCTGCCCGATCATCTGGACGTCGTCGAGCCTCTGCGCGAGAAGGAGATCGTCACGTTCTGCACCGGAGGCGTGCGCTGTGAAAAGGTCGTTCCCTTTTTACGATCAAAAGGCTTTACGAAGGTATGGCAGATCAAAGGCGGTATACAGGATTATTTCGATCAATATCCCGACGGCTTCTGGGAGGGCGAATGCTTCGTCTTCGACGATCGCTATTCCATTCGCCCCGACGGATCGCAGGGAACGGCCCGGCCCTGTGCTCGGTGTCGCCAGCCCGTCTATAACGGCGCCTGCGTCTCCTGCGGGCACACCGAAGTAACGTCAGATTATACGCCCGCCGCCTGCGGTCTTGAGCCTGAAGAGATGGGCTGA
- a CDS encoding TIGR00725 family protein yields the protein MSVIRKPVIGVIGPNQPVCSREIYDFGLLLGRRLVDDGYIVASGGMFGVMESVCRGARNSPMYVTGSTIGFIPSVDKNAANPFCDIVVPTGMGLARNILLVNTSDLLIAVGGGAGTLSEISYAWQTGKTVLCCTQFSGWSADLAGRALDDRMEQLLVAVNSMEQIRDELKKRFTSAGE from the coding sequence ATGAGCGTGATCCGCAAGCCCGTCATCGGCGTCATCGGGCCGAACCAGCCCGTATGCAGCCGCGAGATCTATGACTTCGGTCTGCTGCTCGGTCGCCGTCTTGTCGATGACGGTTACATCGTCGCAAGCGGAGGCATGTTCGGCGTCATGGAGTCCGTATGCAGAGGGGCGCGCAATTCTCCGATGTATGTGACCGGTTCGACGATCGGCTTTATCCCTTCGGTCGACAAAAACGCCGCCAATCCGTTCTGCGATATCGTCGTGCCGACAGGCATGGGCCTTGCGCGCAACATCCTGCTCGTGAATACGTCTGATCTTCTTATCGCCGTCGGCGGCGGCGCCGGAACGCTGTCTGAGATCAGCTACGCCTGGCAGACGGGAAAGACGGTACTCTGCTGCACGCAGTTCTCGGGATGGTCGGCCGATCTTGCCGGTCGAGCGCTCGATGATCGCATGGAGCAGCTTCTCGTCGCCGTCAATTCAATGGAGCAGATCCGCGACGAACTGAAGAAGCGTTTTACGAGTGCGGGTGAATAG
- the cmoB gene encoding tRNA 5-methoxyuridine(34)/uridine 5-oxyacetic acid(34) synthase CmoB: MRTYMQDDCFVIERDLPDAVGVRNILPSLGPFRKGPFLIDGVFIDSHWNSDLKWKVLLPMLEGLLPLLRESRVRLADVGSNNGYYLFRLVDWMLGLDPTWAEGDRLCTAFDPVADFEAQFRFLHGLLPHYPLRFERAGWQSLSEHDAFDIVLCMGVLYHHTDPAEMLRTLRSSLRKGGRLILETMVVPSREDGVPYAIVPSGRYAGAKGIWFVPDVHALLALMRRTGWQKVELASVRSAIDEQKRFGDFPSFREMLDENDITRTIEGLPAPQRAFVIAQK, from the coding sequence ATGCGAACCTACATGCAGGATGATTGTTTTGTCATAGAGCGCGATCTGCCCGATGCTGTGGGCGTTCGCAACATTCTGCCCTCGCTCGGCCCTTTCCGTAAAGGCCCTTTCTTAATCGATGGCGTCTTTATCGACTCGCACTGGAACAGCGATCTGAAATGGAAGGTGCTGCTTCCCATGCTTGAAGGCCTGCTGCCTCTTTTGCGCGAGAGCAGGGTGCGTCTTGCCGATGTCGGCTCGAATAACGGCTATTATCTCTTTCGTCTTGTCGACTGGATGCTCGGGCTTGATCCGACCTGGGCCGAAGGCGACAGGCTATGTACGGCCTTTGATCCGGTGGCCGATTTTGAAGCACAGTTTCGATTCCTGCACGGCCTGCTTCCGCATTATCCGCTTCGCTTTGAGAGGGCCGGATGGCAGAGCCTTTCGGAGCATGATGCCTTCGATATCGTGCTCTGTATGGGCGTTCTCTATCATCATACGGATCCGGCTGAGATGCTGCGCACGCTGCGATCTTCTTTGCGGAAAGGGGGGCGACTGATCCTTGAAACGATGGTCGTTCCGTCGCGCGAAGACGGCGTGCCATATGCCATCGTTCCGTCCGGGCGTTATGCGGGGGCAAAGGGCATCTGGTTTGTACCCGACGTGCATGCTCTGCTTGCTCTGATGCGTCGCACGGGATGGCAGAAGGTGGAGCTTGCCTCTGTGCGCTCCGCCATCGACGAACAGAAGCGCTTTGGCGACTTCCCTTCATTTCGCGAGATGCTTGATGAGAACGACATAACCCGAACCATCGAAGGATTGCCTGCGCCGCAGCGCGCCTTCGTTATCGCGCAAAAGTGA
- a CDS encoding VOC family protein gives MIVLESLDHISLGSSDLKKSIEFYVDVLDFEVAEETDRFAILQLDHFSLRLNHIDGYVCQQDNPSAFSLSFIVDVDDFTNAISELEEKKIQIVVGPVVIEGGESMIIRDPGGNWIELFYKE, from the coding sequence ATGATCGTACTTGAATCCCTGGATCATATCTCTCTCGGTTCTTCGGATCTGAAGAAATCTATCGAATTCTACGTCGATGTTCTCGATTTTGAAGTCGCTGAAGAGACCGATCGCTTTGCCATCCTGCAGCTCGATCATTTCAGCCTGCGCCTCAATCATATCGATGGCTACGTTTGCCAGCAGGACAATCCCTCGGCCTTTTCGCTGTCGTTCATTGTCGACGTCGATGATTTTACCAATGCAATCTCTGAGCTTGAAGAGAAGAAGATTCAGATCGTGGTCGGCCCTGTCGTTATCGAAGGCGGCGAGTCGATGATCATCCGTGATCCTGGCGGTAACTGGATCGAACTCTTCTATAAAGAGTGA
- a CDS encoding OmpA family protein, with amino-acid sequence MLTDIQDMRIRLLTLVFFLPAAIFPQEQPVSVDPNTPAKSAFQMQLEKDDVLIVRKEQEILIGRSGAGRDERNRIVLKAVESDENGATMEGTFLTYFRMPAGRGAFQKDRDYHSRFRILKNGQYDVPDRYIMPNLRSLPSFPARPLTPGEVWEEPGMETIDLPGLKIKIPLQVRYKYVGPETVKDYYGKERRAHKIVFVYELNHKVVPGNGPVSIIQGRSTDEMWFSEEDGIPVYDVQTIIYRFTMKDRTERESAYRIKSWYEKIRRITPDEKKTMTADIKQEVEDAKNLTVRETDQGVVLDLNNILFDVDSDQLRPEALETLEAVKKILEKYPNREIRIQGHTDNTGGKKYNIDLSTRRAKSVLNRLVEQGLNGDRMSYKGFGETKPVAPNDTEEGRAQNRRVEILIVTE; translated from the coding sequence TTGCTTACCGATATTCAGGACATGCGAATCAGGCTTCTCACTCTCGTTTTTTTTCTTCCCGCCGCAATTTTTCCACAGGAACAGCCTGTCAGCGTCGATCCGAATACGCCGGCAAAAAGCGCCTTTCAGATGCAGCTCGAAAAAGACGATGTGCTCATCGTTCGCAAAGAGCAGGAAATCCTCATCGGCCGTAGCGGCGCCGGACGAGACGAGCGCAACCGCATCGTGCTCAAGGCCGTAGAATCCGACGAAAACGGCGCCACAATGGAAGGCACCTTCCTGACCTATTTCAGAATGCCGGCCGGGCGCGGCGCCTTCCAGAAAGATCGGGATTATCATAGCCGCTTTCGCATTCTCAAAAACGGGCAATACGACGTTCCCGATCGGTATATCATGCCCAACCTGCGCAGCCTGCCCTCCTTCCCCGCCCGCCCGCTGACCCCCGGTGAGGTCTGGGAGGAGCCCGGCATGGAAACGATCGATCTGCCCGGCCTGAAGATCAAGATTCCTCTGCAAGTGCGGTATAAATACGTCGGCCCCGAAACCGTAAAAGACTACTACGGTAAAGAAAGACGGGCGCATAAGATCGTCTTCGTCTATGAATTAAATCACAAGGTCGTTCCGGGCAACGGACCTGTGTCCATTATTCAGGGCCGCTCCACCGATGAGATGTGGTTCTCAGAGGAGGATGGCATCCCCGTTTATGATGTGCAGACGATCATCTACCGCTTCACCATGAAAGACCGAACGGAACGCGAATCGGCCTATCGCATCAAATCATGGTATGAGAAGATCCGTCGCATCACACCCGACGAAAAGAAAACGATGACGGCCGATATCAAGCAAGAAGTGGAAGATGCAAAGAATCTTACCGTTCGAGAAACGGACCAGGGAGTCGTGCTTGATCTGAATAACATCCTCTTTGATGTCGACTCCGATCAGCTGCGTCCCGAGGCGCTCGAAACGCTTGAGGCCGTTAAGAAGATCCTTGAAAAATACCCGAATCGAGAGATCCGCATTCAGGGGCATACGGATAACACCGGCGGCAAGAAGTATAATATCGATCTATCGACGCGGCGTGCGAAGTCGGTGCTCAACCGCCTTGTCGAGCAGGGCCTGAACGGCGATCGTATGAGCTACAAGGGCTTCGGCGAAACGAAGCCGGTCGCTCCGAACGATACCGAAGAAGGGCGGGCACAGAACCGCCGCGTCGAGATACTTATCGTTACGGAATAG
- a CDS encoding apolipoprotein A1/A4/E family protein produces MRSDFSDLRTQVADFRTETKTEIAELRGEMRTGIAELRAELRSEMQTGMAELRTEMQSSTAELRAEMQNSIAELRAETQGSIAGLRADTQNRFAELQSEMLRGFVNVQREFAGVHKEISSQTKWILTGLALAVTLYPIVNRLLLRLLP; encoded by the coding sequence TTGAGATCGGATTTTTCTGATCTGCGTACGCAGGTCGCCGATTTTCGCACTGAAACAAAAACAGAGATTGCGGAGCTGCGAGGCGAGATGCGAACCGGTATCGCCGAATTGCGGGCCGAGCTACGGAGCGAAATGCAGACCGGTATGGCTGAATTACGGACTGAAATGCAGAGCAGTACTGCTGAGTTGCGAGCCGAAATGCAAAACAGTATTGCCGAGTTGCGAGCTGAAACGCAAGGCAGTATTGCCGGGTTGCGGGCTGACACACAGAACCGATTCGCTGAATTGCAGAGCGAAATGCTAAGAGGCTTCGTCAATGTGCAAAGAGAGTTTGCCGGCGTGCATAAAGAGATATCCTCTCAGACGAAGTGGATCTTAACCGGCCTGGCTCTTGCGGTCACTCTGTATCCCATCGTCAATCGTCTGTTGCTTCGACTCCTTCCCTGA
- a CDS encoding AAA family ATPase codes for MTDARPGEIDFITAKQQIEAEIERFMAGRAGLEIPRIVFEKGELKVTFAPPIMDREHIVDALLLLKSCIENLRVHTMEASFAVFQSMGSNLYETKYFSQGIKFKFIDIGYPRVEISRPGNLVQEEIQAIVGLFKLFHPAVAKVNPTAVLSKLGASVYGLPGDEERTALTETWDSIGGYEKTKQEVQETILMPLQHPEVFHEVSRLSRGASAGLPRAILFEGPPGVGKTTMARILAKEAGLPLVYVPVENILSKYYGESAQNMAAIFDACEVFERAILFLDEIDSLAGSREEGLIEATRRVLSVLLRKIDGFERKNGILTIGATNRAMDLDRALLSRFDTILRFPMPDAKEREAIFRQYVHHLNDAELKGLSELGEGLSGRNIRDICQMAERRWARHLVLEKAAASAPPASTYLELVREKIRDIEWLQLHS; via the coding sequence ATGACCGATGCGCGACCCGGAGAAATAGACTTCATCACGGCAAAACAGCAGATCGAGGCCGAGATCGAACGCTTTATGGCGGGCAGAGCAGGCCTTGAGATTCCGCGCATCGTATTCGAGAAAGGCGAGCTGAAGGTCACCTTCGCTCCGCCGATCATGGATAGAGAGCATATCGTCGACGCCCTCCTGCTTCTCAAGAGCTGCATTGAGAACCTTCGCGTGCACACGATGGAGGCGTCGTTTGCCGTCTTCCAGTCGATGGGATCGAATCTCTATGAGACGAAGTATTTCAGTCAGGGCATCAAATTCAAGTTCATCGATATTGGTTATCCGCGCGTCGAGATCTCGCGTCCCGGCAATCTCGTCCAGGAAGAGATCCAGGCCATTGTCGGCCTTTTCAAGCTCTTTCATCCGGCTGTGGCGAAGGTGAATCCTACCGCCGTGCTTTCGAAGCTCGGTGCAAGCGTTTATGGATTGCCCGGCGATGAAGAACGCACGGCGCTCACCGAAACATGGGATTCGATCGGCGGCTACGAAAAGACGAAGCAGGAGGTGCAGGAGACCATCCTCATGCCGCTGCAGCATCCCGAGGTCTTTCACGAGGTCTCCCGTCTTTCGCGCGGAGCATCGGCAGGACTGCCGCGCGCCATCCTCTTCGAGGGACCGCCCGGCGTCGGTAAAACGACGATGGCGCGTATCCTGGCGAAAGAGGCCGGTCTGCCGCTTGTCTATGTTCCCGTTGAGAACATTCTGTCGAAGTACTACGGCGAATCGGCGCAGAACATGGCCGCCATCTTCGACGCCTGCGAGGTCTTCGAACGAGCCATCCTCTTTCTTGACGAGATCGATTCGCTGGCCGGTTCGCGCGAAGAGGGACTGATCGAGGCGACGCGCAGGGTGTTATCCGTTCTGCTGCGTAAGATTGACGGCTTTGAGCGTAAAAACGGCATTCTCACGATCGGGGCGACCAATCGCGCCATGGATCTTGATCGGGCTCTGCTGTCGCGTTTTGATACGATCCTTCGCTTCCCCATGCCCGATGCAAAAGAACGCGAGGCGATTTTCAGGCAGTATGTGCATCATCTGAACGACGCCGAACTGAAGGGCCTGTCAGAACTCGGCGAAGGATTATCGGGGCGCAACATCCGCGACATCTGTCAGATGGCTGAGCGGCGCTGGGCCCGGCATCTTGTACTTGAGAAGGCCGCGGCGTCGGCGCCTCCGGCCTCTACGTACCTCGAACTCGTGCGCGAAAAGATCCGCGACATCGAATGGCTTCAGCTGCATTCGTGA
- a CDS encoding DUF4416 family protein: MSAKWKAPLKEPPAARFYIAVAFDEDEHYHDMKKKLAAEFGKIDFETNPDPLLPVPSLYGGHDYRKFRVISFERPIAREELVDLRRRCLALEVRHQKNGRLLVELDPGYVHIYGAVRTALEEDFHRIYLYGGIYGESLYYFEKMSYRPWLHTPDFFRSPEILVAFNDLRLIVSQA; the protein is encoded by the coding sequence ATGTCGGCGAAATGGAAAGCTCCTCTCAAAGAACCTCCGGCGGCGCGCTTTTATATCGCCGTCGCCTTTGACGAAGACGAGCATTACCACGACATGAAAAAGAAGCTCGCAGCGGAGTTCGGTAAGATCGATTTTGAGACGAATCCCGATCCGCTTCTTCCGGTACCGTCGCTTTACGGCGGTCATGACTATCGCAAATTTCGCGTTATCAGCTTCGAGCGGCCTATCGCCCGCGAAGAGCTTGTCGATTTACGCCGCCGCTGCCTGGCACTGGAAGTGCGACATCAGAAGAACGGTCGCCTGCTTGTAGAGCTCGATCCCGGCTACGTTCACATCTATGGTGCGGTACGCACAGCCCTTGAAGAGGATTTTCACCGCATCTATCTCTATGGCGGCATCTACGGCGAAAGCCTCTATTATTTCGAAAAGATGTCGTATCGCCCGTGGCTGCACACTCCGGACTTTTTTCGAAGTCCTGAAATTCTCGTTGCCTTCAACGATCTGCGTCTCATCGTCAGTCAGGCATGA
- a CDS encoding bifunctional nuclease family protein produces the protein MMPDDLMEVNIADVSITNVGFALFFKPVGSTSPKVVPIFIGPLETYSISSALDGITPPRPNTHDLMINIFKQMEARLLHVVINDIIGNIFYARIVIQHEDRILEIDARPSDSVALAIRSGCPIFMHEKVYRDAAVIIGEEGEAAETGEKPIISDENQVEDRTDLERLQEQLQRALENENYEDAARIRDRIRDFKQEN, from the coding sequence ATGATGCCGGACGACCTGATGGAAGTCAACATCGCCGACGTATCCATCACAAACGTTGGCTTTGCTCTCTTTTTCAAGCCTGTGGGCTCGACCTCGCCGAAGGTGGTGCCTATCTTTATCGGTCCGCTGGAGACCTATTCGATTTCCAGCGCCCTTGACGGAATTACTCCTCCGCGCCCGAATACGCATGACCTGATGATCAACATCTTCAAGCAGATGGAAGCCCGCCTGCTTCATGTCGTCATCAACGATATTATCGGGAATATTTTCTATGCGCGCATCGTCATCCAGCATGAGGATCGCATTCTTGAGATCGACGCACGTCCATCCGATTCCGTCGCTCTGGCCATCCGGTCAGGCTGCCCGATCTTCATGCACGAGAAGGTCTATCGCGACGCTGCCGTGATTATAGGCGAAGAAGGCGAGGCCGCAGAGACGGGCGAGAAACCGATCATAAGCGACGAGAATCAGGTAGAAGATCGCACCGACCTCGAACGCCTGCAGGAGCAGCTTCAGAGAGCTCTCGAAAACGAGAACTACGAAGACGCGGCTCGTATCCGTGATCGTATTCGCGATTTCAAGCAGGAGAATTGA
- the trxA gene encoding thioredoxin yields the protein MDKLPARFDDLIAQNQLPVLVDFWAEWCGPCHMLAPVVKELARQWKGRVTVIKINTDEKPELSQRFGISSIPTLILFKNGREVHRLSGAAPIERLRTEFEPHL from the coding sequence ATGGACAAGTTACCCGCACGTTTTGACGATCTGATTGCACAGAATCAGCTGCCCGTTCTCGTCGATTTCTGGGCTGAGTGGTGCGGCCCCTGCCACATGCTTGCGCCTGTCGTAAAAGAGCTGGCACGTCAGTGGAAGGGACGGGTAACGGTGATCAAGATCAACACCGATGAAAAACCCGAACTGTCGCAGCGCTTCGGTATCAGTTCCATACCGACTCTCATTCTGTTCAAGAACGGGCGAGAGGTGCACCGTCTGAGCGGAGCTGCCCCGATAGAACGTCTTCGCACCGAATTTGAACCACATCTGTAA
- a CDS encoding suppressor of fused domain protein, whose amino-acid sequence MSHILIEEENPYGNAGAFVEDDGRTVYLYRVPAEGSVIQPSAVWVRNLLPAPTEADDAPVRGMAPLMKADSCNHAGGSPALQSDELDLIWFPDGTGVTLYVNGEVEAVLPPWAGHDFVQGYAREARGYEASTIPLPPGDSGFHTRLEENREFWNRRTRKGDWEEYRDRMLAYYESFLGRHSQYFAVDQKIPLLGIVQFNDVPLDLKRPTSTGDQSSTVLVTLGMGRQPQPGIEMYHENPDEILHSEILTFFPGAPDFAVSLLGRIAAYPWKTGRFFDHGHIYESGRTESVCDFLISAHAADAGWPVIPTAPLHDDRYPIRMLYAVPATQEDVLVARARGVDFRLQRMFDR is encoded by the coding sequence ATGAGCCATATCCTGATCGAAGAAGAAAACCCGTATGGAAACGCCGGCGCCTTCGTCGAAGACGACGGACGCACCGTCTATCTCTACAGAGTTCCGGCCGAGGGGTCGGTTATCCAGCCCTCTGCCGTCTGGGTACGCAACCTCCTGCCCGCTCCGACCGAAGCGGATGATGCGCCGGTACGCGGCATGGCTCCGCTCATGAAGGCCGACAGCTGCAATCACGCCGGAGGCTCCCCCGCTCTGCAATCCGACGAGCTTGACCTGATCTGGTTTCCCGATGGAACGGGCGTCACGCTCTACGTAAACGGAGAGGTGGAGGCAGTCTTGCCTCCCTGGGCCGGACACGATTTCGTTCAGGGTTATGCGCGCGAGGCCCGCGGCTATGAGGCCTCGACCATTCCGCTTCCTCCGGGCGACTCGGGTTTCCATACGAGGCTTGAAGAGAACAGAGAGTTCTGGAACCGACGCACGCGAAAGGGCGACTGGGAAGAGTACAGGGATCGCATGCTTGCCTACTACGAGTCGTTTCTCGGCAGGCATTCGCAGTATTTCGCCGTCGATCAGAAGATCCCTCTGCTCGGCATCGTGCAGTTTAACGACGTACCGCTCGATCTGAAACGACCGACCTCAACAGGCGACCAGAGCAGCACCGTTCTTGTCACTCTCGGTATGGGACGACAGCCGCAACCCGGCATCGAGATGTATCATGAGAACCCCGACGAGATACTGCATAGCGAGATACTCACGTTTTTTCCCGGAGCGCCCGATTTCGCCGTTTCCCTGCTCGGTCGCATCGCCGCCTACCCCTGGAAGACCGGACGCTTCTTCGACCACGGCCACATCTACGAAAGCGGGCGCACGGAGTCCGTATGCGATTTCTTGATCAGCGCGCATGCGGCGGATGCCGGCTGGCCCGTGATTCCGACAGCTCCTCTGCACGATGATCGTTATCCGATACGCATGCTTTATGCCGTACCGGCAACGCAGGAAGACGTGCTTGTGGCCCGCGCCAGAGGCGTGGATTTCAGGCTACAGCGCATGTTCGATCGCTGA
- a CDS encoding potassium channel family protein, translating to MRRSGSEWHDLLHQIDRPVLFLSVLLLGGTLGYRAIEGWTYLDSLYMTVITLTTVGFGETHPLSEGGRIFTIILLIGGVIFYATALNALAQGLLDHRFAEMMNQLGINRKIARMKDHYIICGGGRMAFAIGLELEKAGIPFIFIEQNPHSIVTEHKVRWPILIKDALLEESLLEAGIQKAKGLAAVLPTDADNLFVVLSARSLNPSLFIHTRIALESSRSKMIQAGANKVVSPYNAGGVQIARAFLNPEVDDFLSVVTDRAHYDFEMKMHTVSPDDPFCNKPLRQTEFRQEGFTVIAVKYPDGQMVFAPDASFSLRAGYQIFLMGPGRQIVRDEVE from the coding sequence ATGAGACGCTCCGGCTCAGAATGGCATGACCTGCTGCATCAGATCGACAGGCCGGTACTCTTTCTGAGCGTGCTCCTGCTGGGCGGCACGCTGGGCTACAGAGCGATCGAAGGATGGACCTATCTCGATTCGCTCTATATGACGGTGATCACGCTGACCACCGTCGGCTTCGGCGAAACCCATCCGCTCTCTGAGGGCGGACGCATATTTACGATAATCCTGCTTATTGGCGGCGTAATCTTTTATGCCACAGCTCTGAACGCCCTTGCCCAGGGATTGCTGGATCATCGCTTCGCCGAAATGATGAATCAACTTGGGATCAACAGGAAGATCGCGAGAATGAAAGACCATTACATTATATGCGGCGGCGGTCGCATGGCCTTTGCAATCGGGCTGGAGCTTGAGAAGGCCGGCATTCCGTTCATTTTTATCGAGCAGAATCCGCACTCCATCGTTACCGAACACAAGGTTCGCTGGCCCATTCTTATTAAAGACGCCCTGCTTGAAGAATCGCTGCTTGAGGCCGGCATTCAGAAGGCGAAAGGCCTGGCCGCCGTGCTGCCCACCGATGCCGACAACTTATTCGTCGTGCTCTCCGCACGCAGTCTCAACCCTTCGCTTTTTATTCACACGCGTATCGCCCTTGAATCCAGTCGCTCTAAAATGATACAGGCCGGAGCCAACAAGGTCGTTTCGCCGTATAACGCCGGCGGAGTGCAGATTGCGCGGGCCTTCTTGAATCCCGAAGTCGACGACTTTCTCTCCGTCGTTACCGACCGTGCGCACTATGACTTCGAAATGAAGATGCATACGGTATCGCCAGACGATCCCTTCTGCAATAAACCGCTTCGCCAGACGGAGTTCCGACAGGAAGGCTTCACCGTCATCGCCGTAAAATATCCGGATGGACAGATGGTCTTCGCGCCCGACGCATCGTTTTCGCTTCGCGCCGGGTATCAGATCTTTCTCATGGGGCCCGGACGACAGATCGTTCGCGACGAAGTAGAGTAG